A stretch of Lactuca sativa cultivar Salinas chromosome 6, Lsat_Salinas_v11, whole genome shotgun sequence DNA encodes these proteins:
- the LOC111901919 gene encoding glycine-rich RNA-binding protein RZ1A, translated as MIDQDEYRCFIGNLSWSTSDRDLKEAFKKFDHLLDAKVVMDRSSGRSRGFGFVTFDDEKSMEDAIEAMNGIDLDGRPISVDKAQPNQGGGGGGRDRDGGRDRDRDRGRDRGRDRDYGGGGGGRGSGGDCFKCGKPGHFARECPSGEGSRGGSRYGGRDDRYGGGGGGSRHGPDRGGDRDRSSGRNRDSGSRGGSGSDRRDRDRDRSGPYERP; from the exons ATGATTGATCAGGATGAATATCGATGTTTCATTGGGAACCTTTCATGGTCAACATCTGACAGGGATTTGAAAGAAGCCTTTAAAAAGTTTGACCATCTTCTAGATGCAAAG GTGGTTATGGACAGATCATCAGGGAGATCACGTGGGTTTGGATTTGTTACTTTTGATGATGAAAAATCAATGGAAGATGCAATTGAAGCAATGAATGGAATAGATTTAGATGGGCGTCCGATTTCAGTAGACAAAGCTCAACCAAATCAaggtggcggcggtggtggtAGAGACCGTGATGGCGGTCGTGACCGTGACCGCGACAGGGGGAGGGACCGCGGGCGAGATCGTGATtatggcggcggtggtggtggacGGGGATCTGGCGGTGactgcttcaaatgtggaaagcctggaCATTTTGCTCGTGAATGTCCATCTGGAGAAGGGTCAAGAGGTGGTAGTAGGTATGGAGGAAGAGATGACagatatggtggtggtggtggcggaagCCGCCATGGTCCTGACCGCGGCGGAGATCGAGATCGTTCGAGTGGACGGAATAGGGATTCCGGCAGTCGTGGTGGTTCGGGAAGCGATAGACGTGATCGCGATCGTGATCGTTCTGGTCCCTATGAACGCCCTTGA
- the LOC111901917 gene encoding U-box domain-containing protein 28: MAREKSNGLYLSVPSFFKCPISMDVMKSPVSLCTGVTYDRASIQKWLDSGHNTCPATMQVLQSTDVVPNLTLRRLIRVWSDSYLLSPASNASFNNHLAFDSLKKLINNEQTQPQLLSLGTLSSIVTFAKLSIENRESLAKLDGFVPTLARNLRISNEIEVVELLVTALDLILPEKGVKEQLINLNSDDASLSPFTFVLQKGGLDARISAARVMKSLAAFDNESRRVIADQITLLKELYRLTSSETDLKAVEAGFAALIAVSTSRQSKKELVRLGIVRTAGKILSGPENTIPVIEKVMKILEMVSTCTEGRTAISEDENCVTAVVHRLMKVSPAATDHGIGVIWSLCYMSRDRMAQESAMRNNGLTKVLLVMQSNCSGTVRQMCGDLVKVFRVNSKSCLASYETRTTHITPY, from the coding sequence atgGCGAGAGAAAAGAGCAACGGATTGTACCTGAGTGTTCCCAGCTTCTTCAAGTGCCCGATTTCCATGGACGTCATGAAATCTCCGGTCAGTCTATGTACCGGCGTCACCTATGACCGGGCCAGCATCCAGAAATGGCTCGATTCCGGCCACAATACTTGTCCCGCCACCATGCAAGTCCTTCAATCCACCGATGTCGTCCCTAACCTCACACTCCGCCGTCTCATTCGTGTATGGTCTGATTCATATCTCCTCAGCCCTGCCTCAAACGCCTCATTCAACAACCATCTTGCCTTTGATTCCTTAAAGAAATTGATTAACAACGAACAGACGCAACCGCAACTCCTTTCGTTAGGTACGCTATCGAGTATTGTTACTTTTGCGAAATTGTCGATTGAAAACAGAGAATCGTTGGCGAAATTGGACGGATTCGTTCCGACGCTAGCGAGGAATTTAAGAATTAGTAATGAGATTGAAGTTGTTGAATTGCTGGTCACTGCTTTGGATCTGATTCTCCCTGAGAAAGGAGTTAAAGAGCAATTAATCAACTTGAATTCAGACGATGCCTCATTGTCGCCGTTCACTTTCGTTCTTCAGAAAGGCGGTTTGGATGCTAGAATCAGCGCAGCTAGGGTTATGAAATCACTCGCGGCGTTTGACAACGAATCTCGCCGAGTAATCGCCGATCAAATCACCTTATTAAAAGAGCTATACCGCTTAACAAGTTCCGAAACCGACCTAAAGGCGGTGGAGGCAGGATTCGCAGCTCTGATCGCCGTTTCTACATCTCGCCAATCGAAAAAGGAACTCGTCCGTCTCGGGATCGTGAGAACCGCCGGTAAAATCCTCTCCGGTCCGGAAAACACAATCCCCGTGATTGAAAAAGTGATGAAGATACTAGAGATGGTGTCGACATGCACCGAAGGACGGACGGCGATTTCTGAAGACGAGAACTGTGTAACGGCGGTCGTACACCGGCTGATGAAAGTATCACCGGCGGCGACGGATCACGGAATCGGAGTGATCTGGAGCTTGTGTTACATGTCAAGAGATCGAATGGCTCAGGAATCTGCAATGAGAAACAATGGATTGACGAAGGTGTTGCTCGTGATGCAGAGTAATTGCTCCGGCACAGTGAGGCAAATGTGCGGCGACTTGGTCAAGGTTTTCCGAGTTAACTCAAAGTCATGTTTGGCGAGCTACGAAACGCGGACAACTCACATCACGCCGTATTGA